Genomic window (bacterium):
CGCGTTGATCCGCTGGGCGCGCGCCGTCGCCAGCGCGCGCTGCGCCGAGAGCAGGTCCAGGATGTCGCCCACGCCCTCGCGGTAGCGTCCCAGCGCCACCTGCTCGGAGGCCTCGGCGCTGGCCAGCAGCTCCTCGGCCGTCCTGACGCGCTCGGTGGCGGTGAGGAAGTCGCTGTGCGCGACGAAGATCTCGTAGACGACGCGCTGCTCGTAGCCGCGCGCCCGCTCGGCGGCCGCGTCGGCCTCCGCGCGCGCCCGCGCCAGCTCGTGGCGGCCCGAGAAGCCGCCGAACAGCGGGATGCTGAGGGTCAGCGCCCCGCTCGTGCGGTCGACGGGGTCGTCCGCGCCGTCGGTCCAGAGGCGCCCCGTCGAGCCGCTCACCGAGAGCGTCGGCAGCAGGTCGGAGCGCGCGCTGCGGACGCGGGCGGCGGCCGCCTGCGCCTGCGCCTGCGCCGCCCGCAGGTCGGGCCGCGCCGCCACGGCGCCGGCGATCAGGCCGTCCACCGCCTGCACGACGCCGTCGAGCGGGACCTCGGGCACGCCGACCTCGATGTCGTAGGGCACGTTCGCCGGGTAGCCCATCGACACCGCGAGCGCGCCCCTGGTGGTGCGCACCTGCCCCTCGACGGCCTGCAGGTCCAGCTTCACCTGGGCGCGGGCCGTGCGCGCCTGCAGCACGTCGGCGATCGTGGCCAGCCCGACCTCGTGCCTCGCCTCGGCCGCGGCGAGGCTGCTGTCCGCCTCGGCGTACGAGACGCGGTTCGCCTCGAGGATGGCCTTGGCGCCGCCGTAGTTGTGGAACGCGGTCACCACGTCCAGGACGGCGTCCTGGATGACGGCGTTGTGCGTCCAGTCGGCCGCCAGCAGGCCCTGCCGCGCGGCCTCGACGCGACCGGCGCGACCGCCGAAGTCCAGCAGCTGCCACGACAGGGTCACGCCCGGCCCGTAGGTGGTGGACCAGGTCCCGGAGCGGTTCTGCGCGGAAGCCGCGTTGCCGCGCGACAGCGAGGCGTTCCCGTCCAGCGTGGGCAGGCGCGTCCCGCGCGCCGCGCCGTAGCCGGCGGCGGCGGCCTTGGCGTTGGCCCAGGCCTCGCGCGTGGCGGGGCTGTTGGCCAGCGCGATGTCCACGACCTCGGCCAGGGTGAGGTTCGCCAAACGCGCCGCGGCTTCTTCGGGCGGGATGGCGGTTCCG
Coding sequences:
- a CDS encoding TolC family protein, whose amino-acid sequence is MNVWFPATAVRRAAVFLTASLALLAAGCASGPPRVGGVDGVSPAPDRPWIPPASTAVAVSPSGTAIPPEEAAARLANLTLAEVVDIALANSPATREAWANAKAAAAGYGAARGTRLPTLDGNASLSRGNAASAQNRSGTWSTTYGPGVTLSWQLLDFGGRAGRVEAARQGLLAADWTHNAVIQDAVLDVVTAFHNYGGAKAILEANRVSYAEADSSLAAAEARHEVGLATIADVLQARTARAQVKLDLQAVEGQVRTTRGALAVSMGYPANVPYDIEVGVPEVPLDGVVQAVDGLIAGAVAARPDLRAAQAQAQAAAARVRSARSDLLPTLSVSGSTGRLWTDGADDPVDRTSGALTLSIPLFGGFSGRHELARARAEADAAAERARGYEQRVVYEIFVAHSDFLTATERVRTAEELLASAEASEQVALGRYREGVGDILDLLSAQRALATARAQRINARLGWFTSLAQLARDAGVLGLHGANPLAPDNLHPEVAR